Proteins encoded together in one Streptomyces umbrinus window:
- a CDS encoding MaoC family dehydratase, with translation MRVGDVLPPLEIEITRTLIVAGAIASRDYQDVHHDAELARQKGSPDIFMNILTTNGLVGRYITDRFGPRSVLRRVAIRLGAPNYPGDTMVLTGSVEAVEGDTATVRVVGANGIGRHVTGTVTVTVPGAAGAEGAEGAEGIEGAEGAAIHEAGSRP, from the coding sequence GTGCGGGTCGGGGACGTCCTGCCGCCGCTGGAGATCGAGATCACCCGCACGCTCATCGTCGCCGGGGCGATCGCGTCGAGGGACTACCAGGACGTGCACCACGACGCGGAGCTCGCCCGGCAGAAGGGTTCGCCGGACATCTTCATGAACATCCTGACGACGAACGGGCTGGTCGGGCGCTACATCACCGACCGGTTCGGACCCCGGTCCGTGCTGCGGAGGGTCGCGATCAGACTGGGTGCGCCCAACTACCCCGGCGACACGATGGTGTTGACCGGCTCGGTGGAGGCGGTCGAGGGCGACACGGCGACGGTCAGGGTGGTGGGGGCCAACGGGATCGGCAGACATGTCACCGGGACGGTCACGGTCACGGTCCCCGGAGCCGCCGGAGCCGAAGGTGCTGAGGGCGCCGAGGGCATTGAGGGAGCCGAGGGTGCCGCGATCCACGAGGCGGGGAGTCGGCCATGA
- a CDS encoding bifunctional MaoC family dehydratase N-terminal/OB-fold nucleic acid binding domain-containing protein, giving the protein MSEREAPGGEGAAALGGGGGYEDVFERVKVYEGQAAAVGGVGKDLVNEPMIRHWCEAMGDTNPAYAGADATAPPTMLQAWTMGGLSGHAGRSEAYDELLGLFDDAGYTSVVATDCEQEYLRPLRPGDAITFDAVIESVSERKTTKLGTGYFVTTRMDVRVAGRPVGTHRFRILKYVPAARRRSAPRAEGAGVVAKTVVAAEVSRPERSEQPKRPRPVVNRDNAGFWEGVSRHRLLIQRCDGCRTLRFPWLPGCNACGCPDWDTVEAGGDGTVYSYVVMHHPPFPAFDPPYAVGLIELAEGVRMISNVVGVPHDRVRIGMPVRLEFEQVDEELELPVFRAVERSGG; this is encoded by the coding sequence GTGAGCGAGCGGGAGGCTCCGGGCGGAGAGGGGGCGGCGGCCTTGGGCGGGGGCGGCGGGTACGAGGACGTGTTCGAGCGGGTGAAGGTGTACGAGGGGCAGGCCGCCGCGGTCGGCGGGGTGGGCAAGGACCTGGTCAACGAACCGATGATCCGGCACTGGTGCGAGGCAATGGGAGACACGAATCCGGCGTACGCGGGGGCGGACGCCACAGCGCCGCCCACCATGCTCCAGGCGTGGACGATGGGAGGTCTCTCCGGGCACGCGGGGCGTTCCGAGGCGTACGACGAACTGCTCGGGCTGTTCGACGACGCCGGGTACACCTCCGTGGTCGCCACCGACTGCGAGCAGGAGTATCTGCGGCCGCTGCGGCCCGGGGACGCGATCACCTTCGACGCGGTGATCGAGTCGGTCTCCGAGCGCAAGACGACCAAGCTGGGCACGGGGTATTTCGTCACGACGCGGATGGATGTCCGGGTGGCCGGCCGGCCGGTGGGGACACATCGGTTCCGGATCCTGAAGTACGTGCCCGCGGCTCGGAGAAGGAGCGCTCCGAGGGCGGAGGGGGCAGGCGTGGTTGCGAAGACCGTGGTGGCCGCCGAGGTCTCACGGCCCGAGCGGTCCGAGCAGCCCAAGCGGCCCCGCCCCGTCGTCAATCGCGACAACGCCGGCTTCTGGGAGGGCGTTTCCCGGCACCGTCTGCTCATACAGCGCTGCGACGGATGCAGGACGCTGCGGTTCCCCTGGCTGCCGGGGTGCAACGCGTGCGGTTGCCCGGACTGGGACACGGTCGAGGCGGGCGGCGACGGGACCGTCTACTCGTACGTGGTGATGCACCACCCGCCCTTCCCTGCCTTCGATCCGCCGTACGCGGTGGGGCTGATCGAACTCGCGGAGGGCGTGCGGATGATCAGCAACGTGGTAGGGGTGCCGCACGACCGGGTGCGGATCGGGATGCCGGTCAGGCTGGAGTTCGAGCAGGTGGACGAGGAGTTGGAGCTGCCGGTCTTCCGGGCCGTCGAGAGGAGCGGGGGCTGA
- a CDS encoding ATP-binding protein, which translates to MRHCTCIGRFPVQSRGAFTPWRGAKEVSGVALVVAQEVPTSSSMAVPHGPAGVGEARHRMRAQLRTGGVAETVIDDAVLILSELLSNACRHGRPLGDALAGDGDVRAAWRVEPTGRLTVEVTDGGGPTRPVPATPSVTARGGRGLNIITALADDWGVRDDARGEVTVWVVVHKDAHAGHRRDDFAARVTAPSVSAIPDLDFGNAFDSLD; encoded by the coding sequence GTGCGTCACTGCACGTGCATTGGCCGGTTTCCGGTCCAGTCCAGAGGGGCATTCACACCGTGGCGTGGGGCAAAGGAGGTCTCGGGGGTGGCGTTGGTGGTGGCACAGGAGGTGCCCACGTCGTCGAGCATGGCCGTACCCCATGGCCCTGCGGGCGTGGGGGAAGCAAGACACCGGATGCGGGCTCAGCTGCGCACCGGCGGTGTGGCGGAAACGGTCATCGACGATGCCGTATTGATCCTTTCCGAACTATTGAGCAACGCCTGCCGACACGGCAGGCCGTTGGGTGACGCACTGGCAGGGGATGGCGACGTCCGGGCCGCGTGGCGCGTCGAACCGACCGGCAGGCTCACCGTCGAGGTGACGGACGGCGGCGGTCCGACCCGTCCGGTTCCGGCCACACCCTCGGTCACCGCGCGCGGCGGCCGCGGGCTCAACATCATCACGGCGCTGGCCGACGACTGGGGCGTCCGGGACGACGCCCGCGGTGAGGTCACGGTGTGGGTGGTCGTGCACAAGGACGCACACGCCGGACATCGCCGCGACGACTTCGCCGCGCGGGTCACGGCCCCGTCGGTGTCCGCGATACCCGACCTCGACTTCGGGAACGCTTTCGACAGCCTGGACTGA
- a CDS encoding DUF5926 family protein — translation MAKKRPQTKAKQPQLTDGEIPVVGAREPCPCNSGRRYKACHGRAAAHAVTELVHRPFEALAGEADWIALRELVPAATVELHLKEALPEGVPSVTLATVLPMAWPALRREDGSVLIGLQNDTASGDISRDLADTLQRALTAEPGTPVQGRRAPADGPRLQDLLDPEGAFEPVVHPGFEFWVPDAQNATTEVTASLERANAAAIPTVKLAGVDAAYWCETPDKNHLRWVMPHPEEQLLDALARLHAAGRSSLGDGTRLVGSFRAHGLTVPVWDLPTGVTSEDVEKPAAEFAERLAGALASDAPLTADERRARGGLTNRQVTLS, via the coding sequence ATGGCCAAGAAGCGACCCCAGACGAAGGCCAAGCAGCCTCAGCTGACGGATGGAGAGATCCCGGTCGTCGGGGCGCGCGAGCCCTGCCCATGCAACAGCGGCCGCCGTTACAAGGCCTGTCACGGACGGGCCGCCGCGCACGCCGTGACCGAGCTGGTGCACCGCCCCTTCGAAGCACTGGCGGGCGAAGCGGACTGGATCGCGCTGCGCGAGCTGGTGCCCGCGGCCACCGTCGAGCTGCATCTGAAGGAGGCGCTCCCGGAGGGCGTCCCGTCGGTCACACTCGCGACGGTGCTGCCGATGGCGTGGCCCGCGCTGCGCCGCGAAGACGGCTCGGTCCTGATCGGCCTGCAGAACGACACGGCGTCCGGTGACATCAGCCGCGACCTGGCCGACACGCTCCAGCGCGCGCTCACCGCGGAGCCCGGCACTCCGGTCCAGGGCCGCCGCGCCCCGGCCGACGGACCGCGGCTGCAGGACCTCCTCGACCCCGAAGGCGCGTTCGAGCCAGTTGTGCACCCGGGGTTCGAATTCTGGGTTCCGGACGCTCAGAACGCGACCACGGAGGTGACCGCCTCCCTGGAGCGGGCCAACGCCGCCGCCATCCCGACCGTGAAGCTCGCGGGTGTCGACGCCGCGTACTGGTGCGAGACGCCCGACAAGAACCACCTGCGCTGGGTCATGCCGCACCCGGAGGAGCAGCTTCTGGACGCGCTCGCCCGGCTGCACGCCGCGGGCCGGTCGAGCCTCGGCGACGGCACCCGTCTCGTGGGCTCCTTCCGTGCCCACGGCCTCACGGTGCCGGTCTGGGACCTGCCGACCGGCGTCACGTCGGAGGATGTCGAGAAGCCGGCGGCCGAGTTCGCCGAGCGGCTCGCCGGCGCGCTGGCCTCGGACGCACCGCTGACCGCGGACGAGCGCCGGGCGCGCGGCGGTCTCACCAACCGGCAGGTCACGCTCAGCTGA
- a CDS encoding lipid-transfer protein has protein sequence MSVRTKDTLGGRAAIVGIGATEFSKDSGRSELRLAVEAVRAALDDAGLTPADVDGMVTFTMDTSPEITVAQAVGMGELSFFSRIHYGGGAACATVQQAALAVATGVAEVVVCYRAFNERSGRRFGSGVQRREPSAEGAALGWSLPFGLLTPASWVAMAAQRYLHTYGLTPEAFGQVAVVDRKYAATNPAAYFHGKPITLADHAASRWIVEPLRLLDCCQETDGGQALVVTSVERARDLPHPPAVITAAAQGAGRAQEQMTSYYRDDLTGLPEMGVVARQLWRTSGLTPAGIDVGILYDHFTPFVLTQLEEFGFCKPGEAADFVAEERLPLNTHGGQLGEAYLHGMNGVAEGVRQLRGTSVNQIPGAGRVLVTAGTGVPTSGLILGSDDRG, from the coding sequence ATGAGCGTGCGGACGAAGGACACGCTCGGCGGGCGGGCGGCGATCGTCGGGATCGGGGCCACCGAGTTCTCCAAGGACTCTGGGCGCAGCGAACTGCGGCTGGCCGTCGAGGCGGTGCGGGCCGCGCTCGACGACGCCGGTCTCACACCGGCCGACGTGGACGGGATGGTGACGTTCACGATGGACACCAGCCCGGAGATCACCGTCGCCCAGGCGGTCGGCATGGGCGAGCTGTCCTTCTTCTCGCGGATCCACTACGGCGGAGGCGCGGCCTGCGCGACCGTCCAGCAGGCGGCTCTCGCCGTGGCCACGGGCGTGGCCGAGGTGGTGGTCTGCTACCGGGCGTTCAACGAGCGGTCGGGCCGGAGATTCGGTTCCGGGGTGCAGCGGCGTGAGCCGTCGGCCGAGGGCGCCGCGCTCGGCTGGTCGCTTCCGTTCGGACTGCTCACGCCCGCGTCCTGGGTGGCGATGGCGGCCCAGCGCTATCTGCACACGTACGGACTGACACCCGAGGCGTTCGGCCAGGTCGCGGTCGTCGACCGGAAGTACGCGGCGACCAACCCGGCGGCGTACTTCCACGGCAAACCGATCACACTCGCCGACCATGCAGCGTCGCGGTGGATCGTCGAGCCGTTGCGGCTGCTGGACTGCTGTCAGGAGACCGACGGCGGCCAGGCCCTGGTCGTCACCTCGGTGGAGCGGGCGCGAGACCTGCCGCATCCGCCCGCCGTGATCACCGCGGCCGCCCAGGGCGCGGGGCGCGCGCAGGAGCAGATGACCAGCTACTACCGGGACGACCTGACGGGGCTGCCGGAGATGGGCGTGGTGGCGCGGCAGCTGTGGCGCACGTCCGGGCTGACGCCGGCCGGAATAGACGTGGGGATCCTGTACGACCACTTCACACCGTTCGTGCTGACGCAGTTGGAGGAGTTCGGTTTCTGCAAGCCGGGCGAGGCCGCGGACTTCGTCGCCGAGGAGCGGTTGCCGTTGAACACGCACGGAGGGCAGCTCGGGGAGGCGTATCTGCACGGGATGAACGGTGTGGCCGAAGGCGTACGACAACTCCGGGGCACATCCGTGAACCAGATACCCGGGGCCGGCCGGGTGCTGGTGACGGCGGGTACGGGGGTCCCCACCTCGGGGTTGATCCTGGGCTCGGACGATCGGGGCTGA
- a CDS encoding S1C family serine protease, with protein sequence MSTENEGTAVPPAPSAPPVPVDTPAASVPPEQGVSPGPDPVDPHRGTAPSQGPAYPQESGVPQEGAPTATLPPVPSGAPEAAGPAPEAGAWPPPPPATPSYASGGEGGSGDVWGSSYQQPAPKPKSGGRGGLVAAVLVAALVAGGVGGGIGYWAADRNDDSTGSTTVAASQSGGDLKRDPGTVATVAATALPSTVTIEAEGSNGEGGTGTGFVFDTQGHILTNNHVVAEAVDSGKLSATFSNGKKYDAEVVGHAQGYDVAVIKLKNAPSDLKPLHLGNSDEIAVGDSTIAIGAPFGLSNTVTTGIISAKNRPVASSDGSAQSKASYMSALQTDASINPGNSGGPLLDANGSVIGINSAIQSSSGGGLGGTSQSGSIGLGFAIPINQAKTVAQQLIKTGKPVYPVIGASVSLEEGTGAKITEQGASGSDAVTPNGPAAKAGLKPGDVITKLDDRVIDSGPTLIGEIWTHKPGDTVKLTYTRDGKQQTAEVTLGQREGDS encoded by the coding sequence GTGAGCACCGAGAACGAGGGCACTGCGGTACCCCCGGCCCCGTCTGCACCTCCCGTGCCGGTGGACACTCCTGCTGCTTCCGTGCCGCCGGAGCAGGGGGTGTCGCCGGGACCGGATCCCGTGGACCCCCATCGGGGCACGGCTCCGTCCCAGGGACCGGCCTACCCCCAGGAGTCGGGCGTTCCCCAGGAAGGCGCGCCGACGGCCACGTTGCCCCCGGTTCCCTCCGGGGCGCCCGAGGCCGCGGGCCCGGCACCGGAAGCGGGCGCCTGGCCGCCTCCGCCGCCGGCCACACCGTCGTACGCGAGCGGGGGCGAGGGCGGTTCGGGCGATGTCTGGGGCTCCTCGTACCAACAGCCGGCGCCCAAGCCCAAGTCGGGCGGGCGCGGCGGTCTGGTCGCCGCGGTCCTGGTGGCCGCGCTGGTCGCGGGCGGCGTGGGCGGTGGCATCGGCTACTGGGCGGCCGACCGGAACGACGACTCCACGGGCTCGACGACGGTTGCCGCCTCCCAGAGCGGCGGCGACCTCAAGCGTGACCCGGGCACGGTCGCGACCGTGGCCGCCACCGCGCTGCCGAGTACGGTCACCATCGAGGCCGAGGGGAGCAACGGCGAGGGCGGCACGGGCACCGGCTTCGTCTTCGACACCCAGGGCCACATCCTCACCAACAACCACGTGGTGGCGGAGGCGGTCGACAGCGGCAAGCTCTCGGCGACCTTCTCGAACGGCAAGAAGTACGACGCCGAGGTGGTCGGCCACGCTCAGGGCTACGACGTCGCGGTCATCAAGCTCAAGAACGCACCGAGCGACCTCAAGCCGCTGCACCTGGGCAACTCCGACGAGATCGCAGTCGGCGACTCGACGATCGCGATCGGCGCGCCCTTCGGTCTGTCGAACACGGTGACCACGGGCATCATCAGCGCCAAGAACCGCCCGGTGGCCTCCAGCGACGGCAGCGCCCAGAGCAAGGCCTCGTACATGAGCGCCCTGCAGACTGATGCCTCGATCAACCCGGGCAACTCCGGCGGCCCGCTGCTGGACGCGAACGGCTCGGTCATCGGCATCAACTCCGCCATCCAGTCCTCCAGCGGCGGCGGCCTGGGCGGCACGAGCCAGTCCGGTTCCATCGGCCTGGGCTTCGCGATCCCGATCAACCAGGCGAAGACCGTCGCCCAGCAGCTGATCAAGACCGGCAAGCCCGTCTACCCGGTGATCGGCGCCTCGGTCTCCCTGGAGGAGGGCACGGGCGCGAAGATCACCGAGCAGGGCGCCAGCGGCTCGGACGCGGTCACGCCGAACGGCCCCGCCGCCAAGGCCGGCCTCAAGCCCGGCGACGTCATCACCAAGCTCGACGACCGGGTGATCGACAGCGGCCCCACCCTCATCGGCGAGATCTGGACCCACAAGCCCGGCGACACCGTCAAACTCACCTACACCCGCGACGGCAAGCAGCAGACGGCCGAAGTCACCCTGGGCCAGCGCGAGGGCGACAGCTGA
- a CDS encoding bifunctional DNA primase/polymerase produces the protein MATIDRQATTLALAHALSAAERGLAVIPLSRTKLPALRSPHRDDPTAPLCHGECGRFGHGVYDASIDPLRIRELFAAAPWATGYGIACGLDPHRLIGIDLDTKSGTDSSAALRELALRHLFTIPETVVVLTPSGGRHVWLSGPPDVVVPNSAGRLAPGIDIRGAGGYLVGPGSRTEHGAYSTAPGTAHLAPAACPPSLLQLLLPPPRTGRHAGPASAGQHGQGLVQFVLAAHEGQRNTRLFWAACRAYENGLGPDLTEALVDAAVRTGLTEREARSTITSASRMTRHRP, from the coding sequence ATGGCCACCATCGACCGGCAGGCCACGACGCTGGCCCTCGCACACGCCCTGTCAGCCGCCGAACGCGGACTGGCCGTCATCCCGCTGTCCCGAACCAAACTTCCGGCACTGCGCTCCCCGCACCGCGACGACCCGACGGCACCGCTCTGTCACGGCGAGTGCGGCCGCTTCGGGCACGGTGTGTACGACGCCTCGATCGACCCGCTGCGTATCCGAGAGCTCTTCGCCGCCGCCCCCTGGGCCACCGGCTACGGCATCGCCTGCGGGCTGGACCCCCATCGCCTGATCGGCATCGACCTCGACACCAAATCGGGTACGGACTCGTCCGCGGCACTCCGGGAACTGGCCCTGCGCCACCTGTTCACGATCCCCGAGACGGTCGTCGTGCTGACCCCCAGCGGCGGCCGCCACGTCTGGCTGAGCGGCCCGCCCGACGTCGTCGTCCCCAACTCGGCGGGCCGCCTGGCCCCGGGAATCGACATCCGCGGCGCGGGCGGCTACCTCGTGGGCCCCGGCTCACGAACCGAACACGGCGCCTACAGCACGGCCCCGGGCACCGCCCACCTGGCACCCGCCGCCTGCCCGCCGTCCCTTCTGCAGCTCCTCCTGCCCCCGCCCCGCACCGGCCGCCACGCCGGACCCGCCTCGGCGGGCCAACACGGCCAGGGCCTCGTCCAGTTCGTCCTCGCCGCCCATGAGGGCCAGCGCAACACCCGCCTCTTCTGGGCCGCCTGCCGCGCCTACGAGAACGGCCTCGGCCCGGACCTCACCGAAGCCCTGGTCGACGCCGCCGTCCGGACCGGCCTCACCGAACGCGAGGCCCGCTCCACCATCACCTCGGCATCCCGCATGACGAGGCACCGCCCGTAG
- a CDS encoding SigE family RNA polymerase sigma factor: MTTTVCTSASNAATRTLAYPSFSSYVKARQPVLLRTARSLTANPSDAEDLLQTALTKTYVAWERIEDHRALDGYVRRALLNTRTSQWRKRKVDEFACDELPEPEAPPAGDPAEQQALHDAMWRAIMKLPARQRAMVVLRYYEDLSEAQTADVLGVSIGTVKSAVSRALGKLREDPELGPVR, from the coding sequence ATGACCACAACCGTCTGCACCAGCGCTTCGAATGCGGCGACGCGGACCCTTGCGTACCCGTCGTTCTCCTCGTACGTCAAGGCCCGCCAACCCGTGCTGCTGCGTACTGCTCGCTCGCTGACCGCGAACCCGAGCGACGCGGAGGACCTGCTGCAGACCGCACTCACGAAGACGTATGTCGCGTGGGAGCGGATCGAGGACCACCGGGCCCTCGACGGCTATGTACGGCGCGCCCTGCTGAACACGCGGACGTCGCAGTGGCGGAAGCGGAAGGTCGACGAGTTCGCGTGCGACGAGCTGCCGGAGCCGGAGGCTCCGCCGGCCGGGGACCCGGCGGAACAGCAGGCGCTGCACGACGCGATGTGGCGCGCGATCATGAAGTTGCCTGCGCGGCAGCGGGCGATGGTCGTCCTGCGGTACTACGAGGACCTCAGCGAGGCGCAGACGGCGGACGTGCTGGGAGTGTCGATCGGTACGGTCAAGTCGGCCGTGTCGCGTGCGCTGGGCAAGCTTCGTGAGGACCCCGAGCTGGGTCCCGTGCGCTGA
- a CDS encoding acyl-CoA dehydrogenase family protein, protein MDFTPTEEQAAARDLAARIFGDLSTHERLTAAGTGSDAELWKALCEAGLPAAVEDIGLLGLVLLLEEQGRTTAQVPFAASCVYGLLAVSAHGSAEQRERLLPAIGDGTVVVTGALPEAAVWVGGSGELSGAVPVVPWLRDATHVLVADDEHGLWLVRTVDARCEPVELTAPWSAGRLTLDGTPGERLGERVGGSGAEVAGQEAYDDVLATARTAFAGLQAGVCAGSVARAVDHTNTREQFGRPLATKQGVQLRAADAYMDTEAIRVTAYEAAWRRDEGLDYATHALTAAWWASEAGQRVVHAGQHLHGGMGADLDHPVHRHFLWGRQLDAYLGCGSEVLQELGALIVHGEGDA, encoded by the coding sequence ATGGACTTCACGCCCACGGAGGAGCAGGCGGCGGCCCGCGATCTGGCCGCGCGGATCTTCGGCGACCTGTCCACCCATGAGCGGCTGACAGCGGCGGGCACCGGCAGCGACGCCGAGCTGTGGAAGGCGTTGTGCGAGGCCGGGTTGCCGGCCGCAGTCGAGGACATAGGGCTCCTCGGGCTGGTGCTCCTGCTGGAGGAGCAGGGGCGGACCACGGCCCAGGTGCCGTTCGCGGCGAGCTGTGTGTACGGGCTGCTGGCAGTGTCGGCCCATGGCTCGGCGGAGCAGCGGGAGCGGCTGCTGCCCGCGATCGGGGACGGCACAGTGGTCGTGACCGGCGCCCTGCCCGAGGCGGCCGTATGGGTGGGCGGATCCGGGGAGTTGAGCGGTGCGGTCCCCGTGGTGCCGTGGCTCCGCGACGCCACGCATGTCCTCGTCGCCGACGACGAGCACGGCCTGTGGCTCGTACGGACCGTCGACGCGCGCTGCGAGCCCGTCGAGCTGACGGCGCCCTGGTCGGCGGGACGGCTGACGCTGGACGGGACACCGGGCGAGCGGCTGGGCGAGCGGGTTGGTGGTTCCGGCGCGGAGGTGGCGGGCCAGGAAGCGTACGACGACGTGCTGGCCACCGCGCGTACCGCCTTCGCGGGGCTGCAGGCCGGGGTGTGCGCGGGTTCGGTGGCCCGGGCGGTCGACCACACCAACACCCGCGAGCAGTTCGGGAGACCGCTCGCGACCAAGCAGGGGGTCCAACTCCGGGCGGCCGACGCGTACATGGACACCGAGGCGATACGGGTCACGGCCTACGAAGCGGCCTGGCGGCGGGACGAGGGGCTGGACTACGCGACGCACGCGCTGACTGCGGCCTGGTGGGCGTCGGAGGCGGGGCAGCGCGTGGTGCACGCGGGACAGCATCTGCACGGCGGTATGGGGGCCGACCTCGACCATCCCGTGCACCGGCACTTTCTGTGGGGTCGGCAACTGGACGCGTATCTGGGGTGCGGAAGCGAAGTGCTCCAGGAGTTGGGGGCGTTGATCGTGCATGGAGAGGGGGACGCATGA
- a CDS encoding glycerophosphodiester phosphodiesterase, translated as MTHARQHLNQVVAHRGASEEAPEHTLAAYEKAIEDGADALECDVRLTADGHLVCVHDRRVNRTSNGRGAVSALELADLATLDFGSWKNRDEAPDWEQQRPPSWEQQSVLTLERLLELVADAGRPVQLAIETKHPTRWAGQVEERLLVLLKRFGLDAPPSAAESPVRVMSFSARSLHRVRAASPTLPTVYLMQFVSPRLRDGRLPAGVRIAGPSMRIVRNHPAYIERLKRAGHHVHVWTVNEPEDVDLCVELGVDAIITNRPRAVLHQLGR; from the coding sequence GTGACCCACGCACGACAGCACCTGAACCAGGTCGTCGCCCACCGCGGGGCCTCCGAAGAGGCCCCGGAGCACACCCTGGCCGCGTACGAGAAGGCGATCGAGGACGGGGCGGACGCCCTGGAGTGCGATGTACGGCTGACCGCGGACGGACATCTCGTCTGCGTCCACGACCGCCGCGTCAACCGCACTTCCAACGGCCGCGGCGCCGTCTCCGCCCTGGAGCTCGCCGACCTCGCCACCCTGGACTTCGGCTCCTGGAAGAACCGCGACGAAGCGCCCGACTGGGAACAGCAGCGGCCCCCGTCCTGGGAGCAGCAGTCCGTCCTCACCCTGGAGCGGCTGCTCGAACTCGTCGCCGACGCCGGCCGTCCCGTACAGCTCGCCATCGAGACGAAGCACCCCACGCGCTGGGCGGGCCAGGTCGAGGAGCGCCTGCTCGTACTGCTGAAGCGCTTCGGCCTGGACGCTCCGCCCTCGGCCGCCGAGTCGCCCGTACGCGTCATGAGTTTCTCGGCGCGCTCGCTGCACCGCGTCCGCGCCGCGTCCCCGACCCTGCCGACCGTCTATCTCATGCAGTTCGTCTCGCCCCGGCTGCGCGACGGTCGACTGCCCGCAGGGGTGCGGATCGCGGGTCCCTCGATGCGCATCGTCCGCAATCACCCGGCGTACATCGAGCGCCTGAAGCGTGCCGGACATCACGTTCACGTATGGACGGTGAACGAGCCCGAGGATGTCGATCTCTGTGTCGAGCTGGGCGTCGACGCCATCATCACCAACCGCCCGCGCGCGGTGCTCCACCAGTTGGGCCGCTGA
- a CDS encoding acyl-CoA dehydrogenase family protein: MHLATTERQRRLRAELRTYFRDLMPDGPPPPGDLVAPGVPEQQRALLRRIGADGWLGLGWPVAYGGQGRGADEQFVFFDEAYRAGAPVSMVTLNTVGPTLMKYGTEEQKGYFLPRILRGELVFAIGYSEPSAGTDLASLRTRAVRVGGDGHEDSEKGPGSAGSGGEWLVDGQKVFTSNAQQADWIWLACRTDPDAPKHKGISILLVPTDAPGFSWTPIATVGGLTTTATYYDGIRVPAANLVGEENGGWGLITNQLNHERVALAAIGMQAEDFYAAALAAARTPDPVTGRRRVDEPWVRSRLAEVHARLAATRLLNWRLVGDVGAGRLAPGDASGVKVVGTESAVAVYRMCQEIVGSDALVRSGSPGVFGDGELERMNRAAQINTFGGGVSEVQREIVATMRLGMTRGRR, translated from the coding sequence GTGCATCTCGCCACCACCGAGCGCCAGCGACGACTGCGCGCCGAACTCCGTACGTACTTCCGGGACCTGATGCCGGACGGACCGCCGCCGCCCGGGGACCTTGTTGCGCCGGGTGTCCCGGAACAGCAGCGGGCGCTGTTGCGCCGGATCGGTGCCGACGGGTGGCTGGGGCTCGGCTGGCCCGTCGCGTACGGGGGGCAGGGGCGCGGCGCCGACGAGCAGTTCGTCTTTTTCGACGAGGCATACCGGGCGGGCGCTCCGGTCTCCATGGTCACGCTCAACACGGTCGGGCCGACGCTCATGAAGTACGGGACCGAGGAACAGAAGGGCTACTTTCTGCCGCGGATCCTGCGCGGGGAACTCGTGTTCGCCATCGGGTACAGCGAGCCGTCCGCGGGGACGGACCTGGCGTCGCTGCGGACCCGGGCCGTGCGGGTGGGCGGCGACGGACACGAGGACAGCGAGAAGGGCCCTGGGAGCGCCGGGAGCGGCGGTGAGTGGCTTGTCGACGGGCAGAAGGTGTTCACCTCCAACGCCCAGCAGGCCGACTGGATCTGGCTCGCCTGCCGTACGGACCCCGACGCGCCGAAGCACAAGGGGATCTCGATCCTGCTCGTGCCCACCGACGCCCCCGGGTTCTCGTGGACGCCGATCGCGACGGTGGGCGGGCTGACCACGACAGCCACGTACTACGACGGCATCCGGGTCCCGGCGGCCAACCTCGTCGGTGAGGAGAACGGCGGCTGGGGGCTCATCACCAACCAGCTCAACCACGAGCGGGTCGCGCTCGCGGCGATCGGCATGCAGGCAGAGGACTTCTACGCGGCCGCCCTGGCCGCCGCCCGTACCCCCGATCCGGTGACTGGGCGGCGCAGGGTTGACGAGCCGTGGGTGCGGTCGAGGCTGGCCGAAGTACATGCCCGGCTGGCGGCAACACGCCTGCTCAACTGGCGTTTGGTGGGTGATGTGGGGGCCGGCCGGCTGGCACCCGGCGATGCGAGCGGCGTGAAAGTCGTGGGAACCGAATCGGCGGTCGCGGTGTACCGAATGTGTCAGGAAATCGTCGGATCGGATGCGCTGGTCCGTTCCGGTTCGCCGGGTGTGTTCGGGGACGGCGAACTGGAGCGGATGAACAGGGCGGCACAGATCAACACGTTCGGGGGCGGGGTGAGCGAGGTGCAGCGGGAGATCGTGGCGACGATGCGGCTCGGGATGACCAGGGGGCGGCGGTGA